The following proteins are encoded in a genomic region of Pangasianodon hypophthalmus isolate fPanHyp1 chromosome 26, fPanHyp1.pri, whole genome shotgun sequence:
- the rab1aa gene encoding RAB1A, member RAS oncogene family a — MNPEYDYLFKLLLIGDSGVGKSCLLLRFADDTYTESYISTIGVDFKIRTIELEGKTIKLQIWDTAGQERFRTITSSYYRGAHGIIVVYDVTDQESFNNVKQWLQEIDRYASENVNKLLVGNKCDLTTKKVVDYTTAKEFADSLGIPFLEASAKNSTNVEQAFMTMAAEIKKKMGPGASAGGADKSNVKFHSQPVKASSGGCC, encoded by the exons CGACTACCTGTTCAAACTGCTGCTGATTGGAGATTCTGGGGTCGGGAAGTCCTGCCTTCTCCTCCGATTTGCA GATGACACATATACAGAAAGCTACATCAGCACGATCGGCGTTGACTTCAAAATCAGAACAATAGAGCTGGAAGGCAAGACCATCAAACTACAGATT TGGGACACGGCGGGTCAGGAGAGGTTTCGCACCATCACCTCCAGCTACTACAGAGGAGCCCACGGCATCATCGTGGTCTATGACGTCACAGATCAG GAGTCATTCAACAATGTAAAGCAGTGGCTGCAGGAGATCGACCGCTATGCCAGCGAGAACGTCAACAAACTGCTTGTGGGCAACAAGTGTGACCTGACCACCAAGAAAGTAGTGGACTACACGACAGCCAAG GAGTTTGCGGACTCTCTGGGAATCCCGTTCCTGGAGGCGAGCGCTAAGAACTCCACCAACGTGGAGCAGGCCTTCATGACCATGGCGGCAGAGATTAAGAAGAAGATGGGACCAGGCGCCAGCGCGGGCGGCGCCGACAAATCAAACGTGAAGTTCCACAGCCAGCCGGTGAAGGCGTCCAGCGGAGGCTGCTGCTGA